The following proteins come from a genomic window of Haliaeetus albicilla chromosome 23, bHalAlb1.1, whole genome shotgun sequence:
- the RIPPLY1 gene encoding protein ripply1, whose translation MAISPSVLLGTTMERDAGGSDTCIPRTARRSTEGRITSGQSTLAASQGCFPGAPQPSGATRPSVGSLPLWRPWLPRAEEGTEQRRQQTDTAWAREAAGNGGPDKALAFFHHPVRLLWPKSKSFDYLYGVGEKLLENFPVQATLCLYEDSGSEEEEEEEEEEEPGDMASRPPPQAGSPGRPT comes from the exons ATGGCTATCAGcccttctgtgctgctggggacaACGATGGAGAGGGATGCAGGTGGCAGTGACACCTGCATCCCCAGGACAGCCCGGAGGTCCACGGAGGGCAGAATTACATCAGGGCAAAGCACGCTGGCAGCATCTCAGGGATGCTTTCCAGGAGCACCCCAGCCAAGCGGTGCGACCCGTCCCTCAGTGGG ATCTCTGCCTCTCTGGAGACCGTGGCTGCCCAGAGCAGAGGAGGGAACCGAGCAGCGGAGGCAGCAGACGGACACT GCTTGGGCTCGGGAGGCGGCGGGGAACGGTGGCCCCGACAAAGCGCTGGCGTTTTTCCACCACCCAGTCAG GCTGCTCTGGCCCAAGTCCAAGTCCTTCGACTATCTGTATGGTGTgggggagaagctgctggagaaCTTCCCGGTGCAGGCCACCCTCTGCCTCTACGAGGACTCGGGCagcgaggaggaagaggaggaagaagaggaggaggagccaGGGGACATGGCGTCGCGTCCCCCGCcgcaggcaggcagccctggCAGGCCGACGTGA